One segment of Rhodopirellula baltica SH 1 DNA contains the following:
- a CDS encoding nucleoside hydrolase has translation MSRKIIIDCDPGIDDAIAITMALFDPRLDVVAITPTAGTVDAAQASINAMGIVDLLDPARYPQLGTAVAPTDPPMLDDSHLNGPDGLAGLNFPSATRQNDHSSDKLMADLIRRHPDEITIVCLGPLTNLARVCRMDPAVLPLIDKVVISGGAVSHSGNATAVSEMNFFFDPSSAKQVIASATTKSLVPLDVTDAVTFGVDLLEKLPPETTRAGALLHKILPYKFRISHQKLGREVIPLQDATALISVIEPEMFQWDEMAGDVEVNGALTRGMTVFDRRLRPEWSVNMEVARRASITDVRDAIVRSIRYAGQQTR, from the coding sequence ATGAGCAGAAAGATCATCATCGACTGTGACCCCGGAATCGACGACGCCATTGCAATCACGATGGCGTTGTTTGATCCACGACTCGACGTTGTCGCGATCACTCCCACCGCCGGAACCGTTGACGCGGCCCAAGCGAGCATCAATGCGATGGGAATCGTCGATTTGCTCGATCCGGCTCGATACCCACAATTGGGAACCGCGGTCGCGCCAACCGATCCGCCAATGCTGGACGACAGTCATCTGAACGGCCCGGATGGATTGGCGGGATTGAACTTTCCTTCGGCGACTCGCCAAAACGATCATTCCAGCGACAAGTTGATGGCGGATTTGATTCGACGCCATCCTGACGAGATCACCATCGTTTGCTTGGGACCGCTGACCAACTTGGCTCGCGTTTGCCGCATGGATCCTGCCGTGTTGCCGTTGATTGACAAAGTTGTCATCAGTGGCGGAGCGGTCTCGCACAGCGGCAATGCGACGGCGGTTTCCGAGATGAACTTTTTCTTTGATCCGTCCAGTGCCAAACAAGTCATCGCATCGGCAACGACGAAGAGCTTGGTTCCACTCGATGTGACCGACGCGGTCACCTTCGGCGTGGACCTGCTTGAAAAGTTGCCTCCTGAAACAACACGTGCGGGAGCCCTGCTGCACAAGATCCTGCCTTACAAATTTCGGATCTCGCATCAAAAACTGGGACGCGAAGTCATTCCATTGCAAGACGCGACCGCGTTGATCTCAGTCATTGAACCCGAGATGTTTCAGTGGGATGAAATGGCCGGCGACGTTGAAGTCAATGGCGCCCTGACCCGCGGCATGACCGTTTTCGACCGGCGTCTACGACCGGAGTGGAGCGTCAACATGGAAGTGGCTCGTCGAGCCAGCATCACCGATGTTCGAGATGCCATCGTGCGTAGCATTCGTTACGCCGGCCAACAAACCCGCTAG
- a CDS encoding EamA family transporter has translation MALVSAGLLGVYDLAKKLAARENAVPMVLFASACVATAIWGPLLIAQQFTGDAFPIEFLKVQPLTWTDHGKLLAKSVLVGASWTLALFALKHLPLSIAAPIRSTSPVWTIVIAIGVLGERPAMMQWAGIAIVVASFWLFSTLGKSEGIKFTTNRWVGCMLIATLLGSFSSIYDKYLLQGAGYSPATVQAWFTIYMLPVMTPLALHWWFNRRRIAPRGENVDRATSEDLSPTETASKTTARSSTIGTARGTIPGSSTSKFEFRTAVWCISPLLLAADMVYFTAMANPDAMVSVISTLRRCSVVVALVLGASRLGEVNLQRKAFCVAGILLGAAMILLGK, from the coding sequence ATGGCGCTGGTATCCGCCGGATTGCTCGGGGTCTACGACCTCGCCAAAAAACTGGCCGCTCGCGAAAACGCGGTGCCGATGGTCTTGTTTGCCTCCGCCTGCGTTGCGACGGCAATTTGGGGACCGCTATTGATCGCTCAACAATTCACCGGTGATGCCTTTCCGATCGAGTTTTTGAAGGTCCAACCGCTGACCTGGACTGATCATGGCAAACTGTTGGCGAAAAGCGTGCTCGTCGGAGCGTCTTGGACGCTCGCGTTGTTTGCACTGAAACACCTGCCGCTGTCCATCGCCGCACCAATTCGATCCACCAGTCCCGTGTGGACGATCGTCATTGCAATCGGTGTGCTGGGCGAACGGCCCGCGATGATGCAATGGGCAGGCATCGCGATCGTCGTCGCTTCGTTCTGGTTGTTTTCAACACTCGGTAAATCCGAGGGAATCAAATTCACGACCAATCGTTGGGTTGGATGCATGCTGATAGCAACACTGCTGGGATCGTTCAGTTCCATCTACGATAAATATCTATTGCAAGGCGCTGGTTATTCACCAGCGACCGTTCAAGCTTGGTTCACGATTTACATGTTGCCGGTGATGACCCCGCTTGCACTGCACTGGTGGTTCAACCGACGACGAATAGCGCCACGCGGTGAAAACGTGGATCGAGCGACATCAGAGGACTTGTCACCAACGGAGACTGCTAGCAAGACGACAGCACGTTCCTCCACGATCGGAACGGCAAGGGGAACCATTCCTGGTTCGTCCACGTCCAAGTTTGAGTTCCGAACGGCGGTTTGGTGCATCAGCCCTCTGCTGTTAGCAGCAGACATGGTCTACTTCACCGCCATGGCGAACCCAGATGCCATGGTTTCTGTCATTTCGACGCTGCGGAGATGCAGTGTCGTTGTCGCGTTGGTATTGGGAGCATCTCGGTTGGGCGAAGTGAACCTTCAACGGAAGGCATTCTGCGTGGCTGGAATTTTATTGGGTGCTGCTATGATCCTTCTGGGGAAATGA
- a CDS encoding serine/threonine-protein kinase has translation MPATTRYEPVPTITYLGEESSQCDPKLVSRYDELTRRRKINWTGHYNLRRMLGRGGQGEVYLTEHRGTDGFTVPVAMKIFSPERFPDARSYDEAMQRIASIAARIALIQHDNLLDVQNFFERDRIRVMLMEWVDGYDLRQLVMPKCLELLRDHITPKRWKYINDVIITEGPEQSRFKPGVAVAIVRECLAALAALHRDGIVHGDVKPANIMLKRSGHAKLIDMGSSIDYRNPPKDRECTPLYAAPEVLDNLDATPRSDLASVGYVLVELLSGFNPFNNTKNLGELLQAKRELPMNLERILPEEVLRNALLMNFLRGLIAPDPTLRFVSAEAAEHVEQGAAAFHRQLIIGNMSTEYDNDIRLWLEELRRLEND, from the coding sequence ATGCCTGCAACCACACGCTACGAACCTGTTCCGACGATCACTTATCTCGGAGAGGAATCCAGCCAATGCGATCCAAAACTGGTTTCGCGTTACGATGAGCTGACGCGTCGACGCAAAATCAACTGGACCGGTCACTACAACCTACGCCGCATGTTGGGCCGTGGTGGTCAGGGCGAGGTTTATCTGACTGAGCACCGAGGCACGGACGGATTCACCGTTCCCGTGGCGATGAAAATCTTCTCGCCTGAACGCTTCCCCGACGCTCGTTCGTATGACGAAGCGATGCAACGTATCGCGTCGATTGCCGCTCGCATTGCGTTGATCCAGCACGACAATCTGCTGGACGTTCAAAACTTCTTCGAACGCGATCGCATCCGTGTGATGCTGATGGAATGGGTCGATGGATACGATCTCCGGCAATTGGTCATGCCCAAGTGCCTGGAATTGTTGCGTGACCACATCACACCCAAGCGGTGGAAATACATCAACGATGTGATCATCACCGAAGGCCCGGAACAATCTCGTTTCAAACCCGGCGTCGCCGTCGCGATCGTTCGCGAATGCTTGGCTGCGTTGGCGGCACTTCACCGTGATGGAATTGTTCACGGCGATGTCAAACCCGCCAACATTATGCTCAAACGCAGTGGGCACGCAAAACTGATCGACATGGGTTCGTCCATCGATTATCGCAACCCGCCCAAAGATCGCGAATGCACTCCGCTGTACGCAGCCCCAGAAGTCCTCGACAACCTCGACGCAACTCCACGCAGCGACTTGGCCAGTGTCGGATACGTGCTGGTTGAGCTGTTGTCCGGTTTCAATCCGTTCAACAACACGAAGAATCTTGGCGAGCTTCTGCAGGCAAAACGCGAACTCCCGATGAATCTGGAACGGATTCTTCCCGAGGAAGTGCTGCGAAACGCTTTGTTGATGAATTTTCTTCGAGGCCTGATTGCCCCCGATCCAACGCTTCGATTCGTCAGCGCTGAGGCGGCTGAGCACGTCGAACAGGGTGCAGCGGCATTCCATCGACAGCTCATCATTGGCAATATGTCGACGGAATACGACAATGACATTCGCTTGTGGTTGGAAGAGCTTCGCCGGTTGGAAAACGACTGA
- a CDS encoding inositol monophosphatase family protein encodes MDSAHLRLAVDAARAGAAELMSRRDHRVVSEKGPKDLVTDADLASQKAIRDMLVGAYPDYAFVGEEEGENDPPASVRAGDPDAPPCWVVDPLDGTVNFVHRLQSFAVSIGLYAAGKMRLGVIYDPTRDEMFTAIDGQGAHCNDQKMSASGCTAIEESLVACSFRAGVTADSPEVTRFVKVLEKCRSLRRLGSCALNMCYVADGRLDGYWATNVAAWDSAAGTVIARESGAILEGYGGEEFDDWNPKFCVSATPELQSLLTKQLRGT; translated from the coding sequence ATGGACAGTGCCCACTTGAGGCTGGCCGTCGACGCGGCGCGTGCCGGTGCCGCTGAATTGATGTCGCGACGCGATCACCGTGTTGTGAGTGAGAAAGGCCCCAAAGATCTGGTGACCGATGCCGACTTGGCATCCCAAAAAGCCATTCGCGACATGCTGGTCGGGGCTTACCCAGACTATGCCTTCGTTGGTGAAGAAGAGGGCGAAAATGATCCGCCCGCCAGCGTGCGAGCCGGTGACCCTGATGCTCCGCCTTGCTGGGTGGTCGACCCTTTGGATGGAACGGTCAATTTCGTTCACCGCCTGCAAAGCTTTGCGGTATCGATCGGCCTGTACGCGGCTGGCAAGATGCGGTTGGGTGTGATCTACGATCCGACGCGAGACGAAATGTTCACCGCGATTGATGGACAAGGCGCCCACTGCAACGACCAAAAGATGTCCGCCAGTGGTTGCACCGCGATCGAGGAAAGCTTGGTCGCGTGCAGTTTTCGAGCGGGTGTCACCGCTGACTCGCCCGAAGTGACGCGTTTTGTAAAGGTACTCGAGAAGTGCCGCTCGTTGCGACGTTTGGGTTCGTGCGCGCTGAACATGTGCTACGTCGCCGATGGTCGACTGGATGGATACTGGGCGACCAATGTCGCCGCCTGGGATTCTGCCGCCGGCACCGTGATCGCTCGTGAATCCGGTGCGATTCTAGAAGGCTACGGTGGCGAGGAATTCGATGACTGGAACCCCAAGTTTTGCGTTTCGGCAACGCCCGAACTGCAATCGCTTTTGACAAAGCAACTGAGAGGCACATGA
- a CDS encoding flavin reductase family protein yields MIIDPNDVSIGAVYESMVALITPRPIAWVSTLSADGIANLAPYSFFGGVGANPPTVMFCPVNRLDGTPKDTLANVRANGQFVVNVVTEEFAETMKQSAADVRPDEDEFVLTGLQKAPSVKVEVPRVADVVAAMECEMLTSMQLGPGRGGANLVVGRIVSFYVADSVVGKNGLPDPEQIFTIGRMGGPRYTRTRDRFE; encoded by the coding sequence ATGATCATCGATCCCAACGACGTATCGATTGGCGCGGTCTATGAATCCATGGTCGCGTTGATCACGCCGCGGCCAATCGCATGGGTTTCAACGCTGTCCGCCGACGGAATCGCGAATTTGGCACCGTACAGTTTCTTCGGCGGCGTTGGGGCGAATCCTCCCACGGTGATGTTTTGTCCGGTCAACCGTTTGGACGGAACTCCTAAGGACACACTCGCCAATGTTCGCGCAAACGGCCAATTCGTGGTCAACGTGGTCACCGAAGAGTTCGCCGAAACGATGAAGCAATCCGCAGCAGACGTTCGCCCCGACGAGGATGAATTCGTTCTGACTGGTTTGCAGAAAGCTCCTTCGGTCAAAGTCGAAGTGCCGCGAGTTGCTGATGTCGTTGCAGCGATGGAATGCGAGATGTTGACGTCGATGCAATTGGGACCGGGACGCGGCGGAGCCAACTTGGTCGTTGGACGCATTGTTTCGTTTTACGTTGCCGATTCCGTCGTCGGAAAGAACGGGCTGCCTGATCCCGAACAGATCTTCACAATTGGTCGAATGGGTGGTCCGAGGTACACACGCACACGAGATCGTTTCGAATAA
- a CDS encoding PSD1 and planctomycete cytochrome C domain-containing protein: MIWNVFASRRTIGWFAALLLSCIAFSGTASAEETASKAEIDFARDIRPILSDHCFACHGPDEHDRQAGVRLDSAEGIADVIDQEEWQASLLIERIATDDSDMIMPPEDFHKPLSPKQIELLNQWVSEGAVYASHWAFATPRRHELPSEEGVVSSDVDRIDQWIDVQLKSLGLSAADSADRRSLARRVSFDLTGLPPKLERVEAFVADSSPNAYENYVDELLASPDYGEHMARYWLDLVRYGDTHGLHLDNYREMWPYRDWVIDAFNQNMSFDQFITRQLAGDLLPETNEAETLRNQIASGFNRLNVTTNEGGSIYDEVFARNVIDRTDSFGTIFLGLTTGCSVCHDHKFDPITQKDYFALSAFFNSLDGRAMDGNNKAHPPVVRVPSAEQSAELKQIASDLAELKAEMAGPLLEVDAAQLQWQQTLAASEESFHANLMPVEVTTKNDGKFKQNEDGSVEWDGTPPAKDVMHIISSLPAGTWRMLQLHAKTDEEHPRVGTASNQNAVLSEIKIETRPDDQSEWTEVPIRSAKATREQSGDEFAVTKAIDGKIDAKTGWAVGGHEATGDRTAWFGVQTIEAEMGQIRVSLHYESQHVSHMLRHVALSLHSSMDQLPEDQRIVLGDSHLIGPLKVENVGNGLNKSFAGEDKNEFDPAKKVSYQDQDHEWQHRTDIVSVLSNELPTINDSTSVSILHQVIRSPSDQSVELMFGTDEGSVLFLNGKEVAKQKPGNRKDDDIQPLSQRHKLSLKKGDNHLFVRHVNRSGPATLTYAIHSPTVQFSEPLKQRLATLSAPEESSDSPTVDWRAARAFYRELICEHPSWIALNDMHDGMIAMRVKINKQVPTTLVWKETAKPRDAHILERGLYDSPGEKVERAVPGFLPEFPEGAPVDRLGLAQWLLREDHPLTARVAVNRFWQQLFGNGLVKSSEDFGSQGHLPSHPELLDELAIDFRESGWNVKEMMKRLVMTETYRRDATATSNMLTVDPNNRYFARGPRFRLDAETLRDQMLSLSGLLVTTRGGPSVKPPQPAGLWEAVGYTDSDTANFVPDEGDKTVRRSVYTFWKRTSAPAVMSTFDAPSRESCTARRERTNTPMQALLLLNETQAMLAAKAMAQEITASPTPDQSDWEAISRKRIQSAFERVTLRPIETNELRSLELLMADLIEHYSVQLEEARKLAGTPDPELAAWTVVMNTLLNLDEVVCK, encoded by the coding sequence ATGATCTGGAACGTCTTCGCATCCCGTCGCACGATTGGATGGTTTGCTGCTTTGTTGCTTTCATGCATTGCTTTTTCGGGCACTGCATCAGCGGAAGAAACAGCTTCGAAAGCCGAGATCGATTTTGCACGCGACATTCGCCCGATCCTTTCGGATCATTGCTTCGCATGTCACGGTCCCGACGAACACGATCGCCAAGCCGGCGTGCGTTTGGACTCTGCCGAAGGAATAGCAGATGTCATCGATCAAGAAGAATGGCAGGCAAGTCTATTGATCGAGCGAATCGCGACCGACGATTCCGATATGATCATGCCGCCGGAAGACTTCCACAAACCACTGTCACCCAAGCAAATTGAGTTGCTCAATCAGTGGGTCTCCGAAGGTGCGGTTTACGCGTCGCACTGGGCCTTCGCGACGCCTCGCCGCCACGAACTTCCTTCGGAGGAGGGTGTCGTTTCGTCCGACGTTGATCGCATCGATCAATGGATTGATGTTCAACTAAAATCGTTGGGCTTGTCCGCCGCAGACTCCGCTGACCGACGATCACTTGCTCGCCGCGTTTCGTTCGACCTCACTGGACTGCCGCCCAAACTAGAACGAGTCGAAGCGTTCGTTGCTGACTCATCGCCGAACGCCTACGAAAACTATGTCGACGAATTGCTGGCGTCGCCGGACTACGGCGAACACATGGCGAGGTATTGGCTGGACTTGGTTCGCTATGGCGACACACACGGATTGCACTTGGACAACTACCGTGAAATGTGGCCCTACCGCGACTGGGTCATCGACGCTTTCAATCAAAACATGTCCTTCGATCAATTCATCACTCGGCAATTGGCCGGTGATTTGTTGCCCGAAACGAACGAGGCCGAAACGCTTCGCAATCAAATTGCCAGCGGATTCAACCGACTGAACGTGACGACCAACGAAGGCGGCTCGATCTACGATGAAGTCTTCGCTCGCAATGTCATCGATCGCACGGATTCGTTTGGGACAATCTTTCTTGGCTTGACCACGGGATGCTCCGTTTGCCACGACCACAAATTTGATCCCATCACGCAGAAGGACTACTTCGCCCTGTCCGCGTTTTTCAATTCGTTGGACGGGCGAGCGATGGATGGTAACAACAAAGCTCATCCGCCAGTCGTGCGTGTTCCTTCTGCCGAGCAATCAGCCGAACTGAAGCAAATTGCTTCCGACCTCGCTGAACTAAAGGCCGAAATGGCCGGACCGCTACTGGAAGTCGACGCCGCCCAACTGCAATGGCAACAAACGCTGGCTGCGAGTGAAGAGTCCTTTCACGCGAACCTGATGCCGGTCGAAGTCACCACAAAAAACGATGGAAAGTTCAAACAGAACGAAGACGGATCGGTGGAGTGGGACGGCACGCCTCCTGCAAAAGACGTGATGCACATCATCTCGTCGCTGCCCGCCGGTACTTGGCGGATGCTGCAACTGCACGCCAAAACAGACGAGGAACATCCGCGAGTCGGAACGGCATCCAACCAGAACGCCGTGCTCAGCGAAATTAAAATTGAGACGCGACCCGACGACCAATCGGAATGGACCGAAGTGCCAATCCGTTCCGCCAAAGCAACCCGCGAACAATCCGGCGACGAATTCGCGGTGACCAAGGCGATCGATGGAAAGATTGACGCGAAAACCGGATGGGCCGTCGGTGGTCACGAAGCAACCGGCGACCGAACGGCGTGGTTCGGAGTCCAAACCATCGAAGCTGAAATGGGTCAGATTCGAGTGTCGTTGCACTATGAGTCGCAGCACGTTTCTCACATGCTTCGCCATGTGGCTTTGTCTTTGCATTCCTCGATGGATCAGTTGCCCGAGGACCAACGTATCGTGCTGGGCGACTCACACCTAATCGGGCCGCTGAAAGTCGAAAATGTCGGCAATGGCTTGAACAAGTCATTCGCGGGCGAAGACAAGAACGAGTTCGATCCCGCCAAAAAGGTTTCCTATCAAGACCAAGACCATGAATGGCAGCATCGAACCGACATCGTTTCGGTATTGAGCAACGAACTGCCGACAATCAACGATTCCACCAGCGTTTCCATTCTGCATCAAGTCATCCGATCGCCATCGGATCAATCCGTCGAATTGATGTTCGGAACCGACGAAGGCAGCGTCCTGTTTCTCAACGGCAAGGAAGTGGCCAAACAGAAACCAGGCAATCGCAAAGACGATGACATTCAACCGTTGTCGCAACGCCACAAGCTGTCGCTTAAAAAAGGCGACAACCACCTGTTCGTTCGACACGTCAATCGAAGCGGACCTGCGACGCTGACCTATGCCATTCATTCGCCTACCGTCCAATTTTCGGAACCGTTGAAGCAACGCTTGGCAACCTTGTCAGCACCGGAAGAATCAAGCGATTCCCCAACCGTGGATTGGCGAGCCGCTCGAGCGTTTTATAGAGAGCTCATTTGCGAGCATCCGAGTTGGATTGCATTGAACGACATGCACGACGGCATGATCGCGATGCGAGTTAAGATCAACAAACAAGTTCCCACGACATTGGTCTGGAAAGAAACCGCCAAACCTCGCGACGCGCACATTCTAGAACGCGGGCTCTACGATTCGCCCGGCGAGAAAGTCGAACGTGCGGTTCCGGGCTTCCTTCCCGAATTCCCTGAAGGTGCTCCCGTCGATCGCCTGGGACTTGCCCAGTGGTTGCTTCGAGAAGATCACCCGCTGACCGCTCGCGTTGCCGTCAATCGTTTTTGGCAACAACTCTTTGGCAACGGATTGGTCAAAAGCAGCGAAGACTTCGGCAGCCAAGGTCACCTGCCATCCCATCCCGAGTTGCTCGACGAACTCGCAATCGATTTTCGCGAGAGTGGCTGGAACGTGAAAGAGATGATGAAGCGGCTGGTCATGACGGAAACCTATCGCCGTGACGCCACGGCAACCAGCAACATGCTCACCGTTGATCCGAACAACCGATACTTCGCTCGCGGGCCTCGCTTTCGATTGGACGCCGAGACGCTTCGCGACCAAATGCTTTCGCTGTCTGGTTTGCTGGTCACGACTCGAGGCGGCCCGAGCGTCAAACCGCCTCAGCCGGCCGGTTTGTGGGAAGCGGTGGGCTATACCGATAGTGACACCGCCAATTTCGTCCCTGACGAAGGTGACAAAACCGTTCGCCGCAGCGTCTACACGTTTTGGAAACGCACCAGCGCTCCTGCTGTGATGTCGACGTTTGATGCTCCCAGTCGTGAGTCATGCACCGCTCGCCGCGAACGAACCAACACGCCGATGCAAGCCTTGTTGTTGCTCAATGAAACGCAAGCGATGCTGGCCGCAAAAGCCATGGCCCAAGAGATCACCGCATCACCGACTCCGGACCAATCCGACTGGGAAGCGATCTCTCGAAAACGAATTCAATCAGCGTTCGAACGCGTGACCTTGCGTCCGATCGAAACGAACGAACTCCGATCGCTCGAACTTTTGATGGCAGATTTGATCGAGCACTATTCGGTCCAGCTTGAAGAAGCCCGTAAGTTGGCCGGGACTCCCGACCCTGAATTGGCCGCATGGACCGTCGTGATGAACACCCTTTTGAACTTGGACGAGGTGGTTTGCAAATGA
- a CDS encoding DUF1501 domain-containing protein: MSRSEFPCEDWNALTQSPLMSSVLQERMQHLTRRSLFSSAAAGLGAAALASMPGIGRAVDSQPGVPGQPGLPHHEPAAKRAIYLFMSGAPSQMDMWDHKPQMADWFDKDLPESIRQGQRLTTMTSGQSRFPIAPSIYKFSPHGANGTMASELIPHMAKKVDEIALVKSMYTEAINHDPAITYICTGNQLPGKASLGSWLSYGLGTENEDLPAFLVMTASWTGRKQAQALYNRLWGSGYLPSKFQGVALRSAGDPVLYLSNPDGIDSGVRRRMLDTLAELNRNTLDRWHDPETEARIAQYEMAFKMQTSVPELTDLSDEPQHVLDLYGPDVTNPGTFANCCLMARRMAERGVRFTQIFHRGWDQHGALPKDLPNQCRDTDQPSAGLLTDLKQRGLLDDTLVVWGGEFGRTIYCQGALSKTNYGRDHHPKCFSIWMAGAGIKQGVVHGETDEFSYNIVRDGVHIRDLNATILNQMGIDHERFTYPFQGLDQRLTGVEEARVVRELLA; the protein is encoded by the coding sequence ATGAGTCGCTCTGAATTCCCCTGTGAAGACTGGAACGCACTGACACAATCACCTTTGATGTCATCGGTTCTGCAAGAACGCATGCAACATCTCACTCGTCGCTCGCTATTTTCCAGCGCCGCGGCGGGTTTGGGTGCCGCCGCACTCGCTTCGATGCCCGGGATCGGACGTGCCGTCGATAGCCAACCCGGTGTTCCTGGACAACCTGGTTTGCCGCACCATGAACCGGCCGCGAAACGAGCGATCTATTTGTTCATGTCGGGTGCTCCCAGCCAAATGGACATGTGGGATCACAAACCACAGATGGCCGATTGGTTTGACAAGGATTTGCCCGAGTCGATCCGGCAAGGCCAACGGTTAACCACGATGACCAGCGGTCAATCTCGATTCCCCATCGCGCCGAGCATTTACAAGTTCAGCCCGCATGGCGCCAATGGAACCATGGCCAGCGAACTGATTCCGCACATGGCCAAGAAAGTCGACGAGATTGCTTTGGTCAAATCGATGTACACCGAAGCGATCAACCACGATCCCGCGATCACCTACATCTGCACCGGCAATCAACTTCCCGGCAAAGCTTCTTTGGGTTCATGGCTGAGCTATGGACTGGGAACCGAAAACGAAGACCTTCCCGCGTTCCTGGTGATGACCGCATCGTGGACCGGACGCAAACAAGCGCAGGCACTCTACAACCGTTTGTGGGGAAGCGGATATTTGCCCAGCAAGTTTCAAGGCGTCGCTTTGCGAAGCGCCGGCGATCCGGTTTTGTATCTTTCCAACCCTGATGGAATTGATTCCGGTGTGCGTCGCCGCATGCTCGACACCCTAGCCGAACTGAATCGCAACACGCTCGACCGTTGGCACGATCCCGAAACCGAAGCCCGGATCGCTCAGTATGAGATGGCTTTTAAGATGCAAACCAGCGTGCCGGAACTCACTGACCTCAGTGATGAACCGCAACACGTGCTTGACCTGTATGGGCCTGATGTCACCAACCCGGGAACGTTCGCGAACTGTTGTTTGATGGCACGGCGGATGGCCGAGCGTGGCGTTCGCTTCACGCAAATTTTCCACCGCGGTTGGGACCAACATGGTGCGTTGCCCAAAGATCTTCCGAACCAGTGCCGGGACACCGACCAACCATCGGCCGGCTTGCTCACTGATTTGAAACAGCGTGGGCTACTCGATGACACGTTGGTGGTTTGGGGTGGAGAGTTCGGTCGAACGATCTACTGCCAGGGCGCGCTCAGCAAAACCAATTACGGTCGCGATCACCATCCCAAGTGTTTCTCGATCTGGATGGCGGGTGCCGGAATCAAGCAAGGCGTCGTGCACGGCGAAACGGATGAGTTCAGCTACAACATCGTCCGTGACGGAGTCCACATTCGCGATCTCAACGCGACGATTCTCAATCAGATGGGAATCGATCACGAACGATTCACCTACCCGTTCCAAGGGCTTGATCAACGTCTGACCGGTGTGGAAGAGGCTCGCGTCGTTCGCGAGTTGCTCGCCTAA
- a CDS encoding tyrosine-type recombinase/integrase: MPHSSGSVPKYRKHKSGQARVTINGRDYYLGPWKSKASIAEYDRVIAEYLASNRSPNFGLSCEELSIAMILVDYLRHSRSYYGSEKTSELHRIKPALKPLKELYANSPATSFGPEQFKAVRQSMIASGLTRPGINSRMKRIVRMFKWAAAEGKLPPSIHEALRLIAPLKKGRTEAPETDPILPIEQSIVDATLKELPPILADMARVQLLTGCRPGEVCQLTPGCLDRSGDVWIANVAEHKTDWHGHDRTLFIGPKAQPILLRYLDREPDVYLFRPIEVVEQLRAERAAKRATPPSCGNRRGRKNDRGGLKGKKAVKSPGECYTTESYRRAIHNACDKAFPPPADLSEEEAKKWKSEHRWSPNRLRHTRGTDIRKQFGLEAAQVMLGHKNADVTQVYAERDIAKGIEVARQIG; this comes from the coding sequence ATGCCACATTCTTCCGGCTCGGTGCCCAAGTACCGAAAGCACAAAAGCGGGCAAGCTCGCGTGACAATCAACGGACGAGATTACTATCTCGGTCCATGGAAAAGCAAAGCATCGATTGCTGAGTACGATCGCGTTATCGCGGAGTACCTTGCAAGCAACCGAAGCCCGAACTTCGGTCTCTCCTGCGAGGAGCTCTCCATCGCAATGATCTTGGTGGACTACCTGCGGCATTCGCGCAGCTACTACGGCTCGGAGAAAACCTCCGAACTCCATCGGATCAAACCTGCTCTGAAGCCACTGAAGGAACTCTACGCCAATTCACCCGCTACCTCGTTTGGCCCCGAGCAGTTCAAAGCAGTCCGCCAATCGATGATCGCAAGCGGCCTCACGCGGCCTGGTATCAACAGCCGGATGAAACGAATTGTCCGCATGTTCAAGTGGGCCGCTGCCGAAGGAAAACTGCCGCCGTCAATTCATGAGGCTTTGCGACTGATTGCACCATTGAAGAAAGGGCGAACTGAGGCGCCGGAAACGGATCCGATCCTGCCAATTGAGCAATCGATTGTTGACGCCACCCTCAAAGAACTTCCGCCAATCCTCGCGGACATGGCACGAGTTCAATTACTCACTGGTTGCCGTCCCGGCGAAGTCTGCCAACTGACACCGGGCTGCCTCGATCGGTCGGGTGATGTGTGGATCGCGAACGTTGCCGAACACAAAACGGACTGGCACGGCCACGATCGCACGCTCTTCATTGGCCCGAAAGCTCAGCCGATCCTTCTTCGCTACCTCGATCGCGAACCCGACGTTTATCTGTTCCGCCCAATCGAGGTTGTGGAGCAGTTGCGTGCCGAGCGTGCTGCGAAGCGAGCTACGCCACCTTCATGCGGGAACCGCCGAGGCCGCAAGAACGATCGCGGTGGGTTGAAGGGCAAGAAAGCAGTGAAGTCGCCGGGCGAATGCTACACGACAGAAAGCTATCGCCGAGCAATTCACAATGCGTGCGACAAAGCATTCCCACCTCCTGCCGATCTCTCCGAAGAAGAAGCAAAGAAGTGGAAATCCGAACACCGCTGGAGCCCGAACCGCCTTCGTCACACACGCGGCACCGACATCCGCAAGCAGTTCGGACTGGAGGCCGCCCAAGTCATGCTCGGCCACAAGAACGCAGATGTAACGCAAGTCTACGCCGAACGTGACATCGCCAAAGGTATCGAAGTCGCCCGCCAGATTGGCTAG